In the Coleofasciculus chthonoplastes PCC 7420 genome, one interval contains:
- a CDS encoding polysaccharide pyruvyl transferase family protein: MTKLFYYHRRDRLNNFGDALNPWLWHQLLPDFFDQDETTIFVGIGTLLNSLLPHRLPKAERVIIFSSGVGYEKPLSVIPASWKIYSVRGPLSAQSLGLPANLAVADGAILIKRLFKSTGNKTHRFGFIPHIHHATYADTIWQSICSDIGFKYIDPRDSVAQILSDIDQTQVLLAEAMHGAIAADALRVPWIPVHTSARILAFKWQDWCASMNVDYHPWYISPLIHAYPPVARGIRSSMRATRHWFNWLKQNPWNGLNYIGGDQESVTMQLIRIAQTAQPRLSDEQQLEQRITELEEKLHQLSNECGKPLG; encoded by the coding sequence ATGACCAAACTCTTTTATTACCACCGTCGAGATCGCTTAAACAACTTTGGTGATGCGCTCAATCCCTGGTTATGGCATCAATTGCTGCCGGATTTCTTTGATCAGGATGAAACAACCATTTTTGTGGGAATTGGCACATTACTCAATAGTCTACTCCCCCATCGCCTCCCCAAAGCGGAGCGAGTGATTATTTTTAGTTCAGGTGTTGGGTATGAAAAACCTCTCTCTGTAATTCCAGCATCATGGAAAATTTACTCTGTTCGAGGACCATTATCCGCTCAATCTCTAGGTTTACCCGCTAATTTAGCGGTAGCCGATGGTGCTATTTTAATCAAACGCCTCTTTAAAAGTACGGGAAATAAAACCCATCGCTTTGGGTTTATCCCCCATATCCATCATGCAACTTATGCAGATACAATATGGCAATCAATCTGCTCAGATATTGGATTTAAGTATATCGATCCCCGTGACTCAGTGGCGCAAATTTTGTCAGATATTGACCAAACCCAGGTGCTATTAGCCGAAGCCATGCATGGTGCGATCGCGGCGGATGCGCTACGAGTTCCCTGGATTCCAGTACATACTAGCGCCAGAATTCTTGCCTTCAAATGGCAGGATTGGTGTGCATCCATGAATGTGGACTATCACCCCTGGTATATTTCCCCTCTGATTCACGCCTATCCACCTGTCGCACGGGGTATTCGTTCCTCCATGAGGGCGACTCGTCATTGGTTCAATTGGCTCAAACAAAATCCCTGGAATGGCTTAAACTATATCGGGGGAGATCAAGAATCAGTTACAATGCAGCTTATCCGTATCGCTCAAACTGCCCAGCCAAGGTTAAGCGATGAGCAGCAACTTGAACAACGTATTACGGAATTAGAAGAAAAATTACATCAATTAAGCAATGAGTGTGGCAAGCCCCTTGGTTAA
- a CDS encoding TIGR03032 family protein: MVHQSPLSSTNSPSLEITGSRQFTAWLAEQHLSLAFTTYQAGKVFFIGVQPTGQLSIFERTFERCMGLCVHGSTLYLSSLYQVWRFENVLEAGQIHNGYDCLYVPQVGYVTGDLDVHDVAVVAPPLKSRAGGDYPIFVNTLFSCLATVSETHSFIPLWQPPFISKLAAEDRCHLNGLAMREGEPKYVTAVSQSDVADGWRDKRHDGGCVVDVGRNQVIVTGLSMPHSPRLYRDKLWLLNSGTGEFGYVDLSRGEFESVAFCPGYLRGLAFSGDFAVVGLSKPRENRTFSGLALDERLESKQAEPRCGLFVIDLRSGDIVHWLRIEGIVTELYDVAVLPGMRRPMAVGFKTDEIRRVVRIGSVEQK, from the coding sequence ATGGTGCATCAATCGCCATTATCCTCAACGAATTCCCCGTCCTTAGAAATAACGGGTTCCCGGCAATTCACGGCTTGGTTAGCCGAGCAACATCTCAGTCTGGCTTTTACTACCTATCAAGCTGGCAAGGTATTTTTTATTGGAGTACAGCCAACGGGACAGTTATCAATCTTTGAGCGCACCTTTGAGCGATGTATGGGGTTGTGTGTTCATGGCTCCACCCTTTATTTGAGTTCACTCTATCAGGTATGGCGATTTGAAAATGTTCTAGAAGCCGGACAAATTCACAACGGGTATGACTGTCTTTATGTGCCGCAAGTGGGTTATGTGACGGGGGATTTAGATGTCCATGATGTGGCGGTGGTTGCTCCCCCCTTAAAAAGCAGGGCTGGGGGAGATTACCCCATTTTTGTCAATACCTTATTTAGCTGTTTAGCCACAGTCAGCGAAACCCACAGTTTTATCCCCTTATGGCAACCACCGTTTATTTCTAAGCTGGCGGCGGAAGATCGGTGTCATTTGAATGGTTTGGCGATGCGAGAGGGAGAACCGAAGTATGTGACAGCCGTGAGTCAGTCGGATGTTGCTGATGGCTGGCGGGATAAACGGCATGATGGGGGTTGTGTGGTGGATGTGGGGAGGAATCAGGTGATTGTCACGGGGTTATCGATGCCTCATTCCCCGCGACTGTATCGGGATAAACTCTGGTTGCTCAATTCTGGCACAGGGGAGTTTGGGTATGTTGATTTGAGTCGGGGAGAGTTTGAGTCAGTGGCGTTTTGTCCGGGTTATTTGCGCGGGTTGGCGTTTAGTGGGGATTTTGCTGTTGTCGGGTTGTCGAAACCCAGGGAAAATCGCACGTTTTCGGGTTTGGCGTTGGATGAGCGGTTAGAGAGTAAGCAAGCTGAACCTCGCTGTGGGTTATTCGTGATTGATTTGCGGAGTGGGGATATTGTCCATTGGCTGCGAATTGAAGGGATAGTCACGGAATTGTATGACGTGGCGGTGTTGCCAGGAATGCGGCGTCCGATGGCAGTTGGGTTTAAAACGGATGAAATTCGGCGTGTGGTGAGGATTGGTTCTGTTGAACAAAAGTAA
- a CDS encoding GH116 family glycosyl hydrolase: MIYQPPRPTIPESTWQRPIGQGWEHPYKVRYASNLDDGPWHGMPLGGFGAGCLGRSPRGDFNLWHLDGGEHTFKRLPACQFSVFEQPENQDAQAYALCTEPPEDGSLGKWQWYPTSPNVETRHGASLRTGTYHALYPRSWFVYENVFQTELTCQQFSPIWADCYQESSYPVAVFEWTAHNPTDQPITLSIMLTWQNMVGWFTNAIQHPQVQVRDDGSPVYEYQPRWGNSTGNYNQWIVDNFRVGCLLDRVRLRDEIEEGEGQLCFATVTNPSQEVFYHCRWNPTGDGSEVWNTFASDGSLSDVQDETPAEPGEQIAGAIAVRVRLRPGRTRKIPFILAWDFPVTEFASGVKYYRRYTDFFGRTGNNAWSMVRTALKHSDLWQERILSWQNPILQRHDLPNWFKMALFNELYLLSAGGTIWSSANERDPVGKFGVLESFDYRWYESLDVRLYGSFALAMLWSRLDKAVLEAFARAIPTSDDTPRIIGYNQATAIRKAADATPHDLGAANEHPWEKTNYTSYQDCNQWKDLPCDFVLQVYRTFVFTGSKDIEFLAECWSAIVRALAYLKSFDHDGDGIPENSGAPDQTFDDWQLQGVSAYCGGLWLAALEAASAIAQILLDNYTLVSAINLPDPESIQHTLNTYHKWLQQAQPIYQEKLWNGQYYRLDSDSDSDVVMADQLCGQFYAQLLGLPDIVPPECTQSALKTVYESCFLKFHNAQFGAANGVKPDGSPEHPDATHPLEVWTGINFGLAAFLIQLGMKDEALKLTESVVRQVYENGLQFRTPEAITPVGTFRAGHYLRAMAIWAVYLTLSQS; encoded by the coding sequence ATGATCTATCAACCACCGCGCCCAACTATCCCTGAGAGTACCTGGCAACGTCCGATTGGACAGGGCTGGGAGCATCCCTACAAAGTACGCTATGCCAGTAATCTGGATGATGGACCCTGGCATGGTATGCCCCTGGGTGGATTTGGCGCAGGTTGTTTAGGGCGATCGCCACGGGGGGATTTTAATCTATGGCATCTGGATGGGGGAGAACATACCTTTAAACGTCTACCCGCCTGTCAGTTTAGCGTCTTTGAACAGCCAGAAAACCAAGACGCCCAAGCTTATGCCCTTTGCACTGAACCCCCAGAGGATGGCAGTTTGGGTAAATGGCAATGGTATCCCACGTCGCCTAATGTAGAGACGCGCCATGGCGCGTCTCTACGAACGGGAACCTATCACGCCCTTTATCCCCGCAGTTGGTTTGTCTATGAGAATGTATTTCAAACGGAATTAACTTGCCAACAGTTCTCGCCAATTTGGGCGGATTGTTATCAGGAAAGCAGTTATCCGGTGGCGGTGTTTGAATGGACTGCCCATAATCCCACCGATCAGCCGATTACCTTAAGTATTATGCTTACCTGGCAGAATATGGTGGGCTGGTTTACTAACGCAATTCAGCATCCTCAAGTTCAAGTACGGGATGATGGGAGTCCAGTTTACGAGTATCAACCCCGTTGGGGCAATAGCACCGGGAATTATAATCAATGGATTGTGGATAATTTCCGCGTGGGTTGTCTGTTAGATCGGGTGAGGTTGCGGGATGAAATTGAAGAAGGCGAAGGACAACTCTGTTTTGCTACGGTGACGAATCCCAGTCAGGAGGTATTCTATCACTGTCGCTGGAATCCCACAGGCGATGGGTCAGAGGTGTGGAATACCTTTGCCAGTGACGGGAGTCTCAGTGATGTGCAAGATGAAACCCCCGCTGAACCCGGAGAACAAATTGCAGGTGCGATCGCGGTACGGGTAAGACTGCGCCCAGGTAGAACCCGCAAAATCCCGTTTATCCTGGCTTGGGATTTTCCGGTAACTGAGTTTGCTTCTGGGGTTAAATATTACCGCCGTTATACGGATTTCTTTGGACGCACCGGGAATAATGCCTGGTCAATGGTTCGCACCGCCCTTAAACATTCTGACCTTTGGCAAGAGAGAATTTTATCCTGGCAAAATCCCATTTTACAGCGTCATGATTTACCGAATTGGTTTAAGATGGCGCTGTTTAATGAATTGTATTTGTTATCGGCTGGGGGGACAATTTGGAGTTCGGCAAATGAACGTGATCCTGTGGGTAAGTTCGGGGTTTTGGAATCTTTTGATTATCGTTGGTACGAAAGTTTAGATGTGCGGCTGTATGGGTCTTTTGCCCTGGCGATGCTGTGGTCAAGATTGGATAAAGCGGTACTGGAAGCCTTTGCCCGGGCAATTCCCACGAGTGATGATACGCCTCGAATTATTGGCTACAACCAAGCCACAGCCATTCGTAAAGCCGCTGATGCGACACCCCATGATTTAGGCGCAGCCAATGAACATCCTTGGGAGAAAACTAATTATACCAGTTATCAAGATTGCAATCAGTGGAAAGATTTACCCTGTGATTTTGTCTTGCAGGTGTATCGGACTTTTGTATTTACGGGGTCAAAAGATATTGAGTTTTTAGCCGAATGTTGGTCAGCCATTGTTAGGGCGTTGGCATATCTGAAATCCTTTGATCACGATGGGGATGGGATTCCGGAAAACTCTGGCGCACCGGATCAGACGTTTGATGATTGGCAGTTGCAGGGCGTTAGTGCTTACTGTGGTGGGTTATGGTTAGCCGCCTTAGAAGCAGCAAGCGCGATCGCACAGATTCTCTTGGATAATTACACCCTGGTTTCTGCTATTAATCTGCCTGATCCGGAGTCGATTCAACACACCCTGAACACTTACCATAAATGGCTGCAACAGGCACAACCCATTTATCAAGAAAAACTCTGGAATGGTCAATATTATCGCCTAGATAGCGACAGTGATTCCGATGTGGTGATGGCAGATCAACTTTGTGGTCAGTTCTATGCCCAATTATTAGGGTTACCGGATATTGTTCCGCCAGAATGCACCCAGTCGGCATTAAAAACGGTGTACGAGTCTTGTTTCTTAAAGTTCCATAATGCCCAATTTGGTGCAGCCAATGGCGTAAAACCCGATGGTTCTCCCGAACATCCCGATGCGACGCATCCCCTAGAAGTGTGGACAGGGATTAATTTTGGACTAGCGGCATTTTTAATTCAATTGGGGATGAAGGATGAAGCGTTAAAACTAACTGAATCAGTGGTGAGACAAGTCTATGAAAATGGGTTACAATTCCGCACCCCAGAAGCGATTACACCTGTTGGCACATTTCGGGCAGGTCATTATCTGCGGGCGATGGCAATTTGGGCAGTTTATTTGACGTTGAGTCAATCCTAG